In Vicinamibacterales bacterium, the DNA window GCCCGGGGCGTCGCGGCAGAGATCGCCGCGACCATTCCAGCTGTAACAAGCCATTTACGCAAAGACATCTACAACACTCCTCTCACTGCTGCGCGATCGGAGTGCAAGCGATGTGCCCTTGGCCGGCTACGGCCGACGTGGCGCTACACGGACGAGGCGGCGGACTTCAACAGTTCCCACGCGCGGCGCACGTGCGCTTCACGCGTCGCGAGATTGCCGATGGCGAGCCGCAGCGTGTAGCGGCCGTCGAGCCGCGTGTGCGAGAGGAAGACGTCGCCCGACGCGTTGACCGCGTCGAGCAGCCGCGCCTGCTGCCCGTCGGTCGCGTCGCGCAACCGGAAACAGACGACGCTGAACGGCACCGGCGCGACGCGCTCGAAGCGATCGCTCGCGTCGACCCAGGCGGCGAACATCCGCGCCAGCCGGATGTGCTCCGCCAGCGCCGCACGCAGGCCTTCGGCGCCGAAGTGGCGGAGGACCATCCACAGCTTCAACGCCCGGAACCGCCGTCCGAGCTGGATGCCGGTGTCCATCAGATTGCGGACGCCCGCGTCCCCTTCCGCCGTCTTCAGGTACTCGGGCGTGAGCGCGAACGCCTGACGGAGCACGTCCATGCGGCGGCAGTACAACACGCTCGCGTCGAAGGGCGTGAACAGCCACTTGTGCGGATTCACCACGAGCGAATCCGCGAGATCCGCCCCGCGCAGCATCCACTCGTAGCCCGGCACCATCGCGGCGACGCCGGCGTACGCCGCGTCGACGTGCAGCCACACCCCCGTCCGCTGACAGATCGCCGCGATCTCCGCAACCGGATCCACGCTCGTGCTCGACGTCGTGCCGACGGTCGCGACGACCGCGAGCGGCACGCGGCCGGCGCCGCGATCGGATGCGACCGCGGCGGCGAGCAGATCGGGGCGCATCCGGAACTCCGCGTCGGCCGGGATCCGGATGACCGCGTCGTGGCCGAGACCGAGCAGGATCACTGCCTTGTCGACGGATGAATGCGCGTGCTCGCTGCAATAGACGCGCACGCCCGCCGGCTGAAAGCGTCCGGTGAGCCCTCTCGCGCGCACGTCGGGCAGCGCCGCCTCGCGCGCGGCAGCGAGTGCGTGCAGCGTCGAGATCGAGGCGGTGTCGTAGATCACTCCCTCGAAGCGCTCCGGGAGCCCGAGCAGCCGCCGCAGCCAGGCGAGCGACACCTCCTCGAGCTCGGTCGCCGCCGGAGACGTGCGCCACAGCATCGCCTGCTGATTCAGCGCGGCCGAGAGGAACTCGGCGAGAATCCCGGGCGCGCTGGCGGTGATGGCGAAGTA includes these proteins:
- a CDS encoding pyridoxal-dependent decarboxylase; its protein translation is MEDFRQQAHRLADWIADYLERPERFPVLARVRPGEIRGALPRDAPERGESFDDIFADFERVIVPGLTHWNHPGFFAYFAITASAPGILAEFLSAALNQQAMLWRTSPAATELEEVSLAWLRRLLGLPERFEGVIYDTASISTLHALAAAREAALPDVRARGLTGRFQPAGVRVYCSEHAHSSVDKAVILLGLGHDAVIRIPADAEFRMRPDLLAAAVASDRGAGRVPLAVVATVGTTSSTSVDPVAEIAAICQRTGVWLHVDAAYAGVAAMVPGYEWMLRGADLADSLVVNPHKWLFTPFDASVLYCRRMDVLRQAFALTPEYLKTAEGDAGVRNLMDTGIQLGRRFRALKLWMVLRHFGAEGLRAALAEHIRLARMFAAWVDASDRFERVAPVPFSVVCFRLRDATDGQQARLLDAVNASGDVFLSHTRLDGRYTLRLAIGNLATREAHVRRAWELLKSAASSV